A window of the Microvirga terrae genome harbors these coding sequences:
- a CDS encoding S1 family peptidase, with amino-acid sequence MRALPTLALAVLTLIATPAWAILQGSASRDPNGLRRSVVSIESSTGELCSGVIVAPDVVLTAAHCMTDRAAYRVTGLSRAFRQQRFNVAALAIHPTFVPGTTPRTQPGIDLALLKLNRPVGPEFLALDPTQAGRIDVGDGVTIAGFGVLTERARGTARTLRQTNLVSLGPIEVANRVLIVVDRDRLAETAGAGACRGDSGGPILAATQTGYLLYGITSWSSGPLRSRQPSACGGLTAVTPLVEHLGWIASTMRGLSGLNSAWSGN; translated from the coding sequence ATGCGCGCTCTGCCAACCCTCGCCCTTGCGGTTCTCACCCTCATTGCCACTCCCGCCTGGGCCATCCTGCAGGGCTCCGCCTCGCGCGATCCGAACGGTTTGCGGCGGTCCGTGGTCTCCATCGAGAGCTCCACGGGCGAGCTCTGCTCGGGGGTGATCGTCGCACCGGATGTCGTGCTCACCGCGGCGCATTGCATGACGGACCGCGCCGCCTATCGGGTGACGGGGCTCAGCCGCGCCTTCCGGCAGCAGCGCTTCAACGTGGCGGCGCTCGCCATCCACCCGACCTTCGTGCCCGGCACGACGCCGCGCACGCAGCCCGGCATCGATCTCGCGCTTCTCAAGCTCAATCGGCCGGTCGGGCCCGAGTTCCTCGCCCTCGACCCGACGCAGGCCGGCCGGATCGACGTAGGCGACGGCGTGACGATCGCGGGCTTCGGCGTTCTGACCGAGCGGGCGAGAGGCACCGCCCGGACCCTGCGCCAGACCAACCTGGTGTCGCTCGGCCCCATCGAGGTCGCGAACCGGGTGCTGATCGTCGTGGATCGCGACCGGCTCGCCGAGACGGCGGGCGCAGGCGCGTGCCGGGGCGATTCCGGCGGGCCGATCCTGGCCGCCACGCAGACGGGCTATCTGCTCTACGGAATCACGAGCTGGTCGAGCGGGCCGTTGCGCAGCCGCCAGCCGAGCGCCTGCGGGGGCCTCACGGCCGTCACCCCGCTCGTCGAGCATCTCGGCTGGATCGCCTCGACCATGCGCGGCCTCAGCGGGCTGAACAGCGCCTGGTCGGGAAATTGA
- a CDS encoding HK97 family phage prohead protease, whose product MKPGTATIHERKFLPEPPGAVDQDGVFEGYASLFGQPDLGKDVVVPGAFAESLRRRGARDVRLLWQHDPGQPIGRWLRIAEDRRGLRVRGKLNLAVERAREIHALMRDGAVDGLSIGFRVERARAERPTGLRRLEKLDLWEISVVTFPMLPDARVEAVKDASPDLAARIRRAALRLLS is encoded by the coding sequence ATGAAGCCCGGCACCGCGACGATCCATGAGCGCAAGTTCCTCCCCGAGCCGCCGGGCGCGGTCGATCAGGATGGGGTGTTCGAGGGCTATGCCAGCCTGTTCGGACAGCCCGATCTCGGCAAGGACGTGGTCGTGCCGGGCGCCTTCGCCGAGTCCCTGCGCAGGCGCGGCGCCCGCGACGTGCGGCTGCTCTGGCAGCACGATCCGGGCCAGCCCATCGGACGCTGGCTCCGCATCGCCGAGGACCGGCGCGGCCTGCGCGTGCGCGGCAAGCTCAACCTCGCGGTCGAACGGGCGCGCGAGATCCATGCGCTCATGCGCGACGGCGCGGTCGACGGGCTCTCCATCGGGTTTCGCGTCGAGCGCGCCCGCGCCGAGCGTCCCACCGGCCTGCGCCGGCTGGAGAAGCTCGACCTGTGGGAGATTTCCGTCGTGACCTTCCCGATGCTGCCCGACGCGCGGGTCGAAGCCGTGAAGGACGCAAGCCCGGACCTTGCCGCGCGCATCCGCCGGGCGGCACTGCGACTATTGTCCTGA
- a CDS encoding terminase large subunit domain-containing protein — protein MLGGRGAGKTRTGAEWVRGIALGAPDFAHQASGRIALIGETFSDARNVMIEGPAGILAVHARHERPAWSPSLRKLEWANGAVAQVFSAEDPDSLRGPQFDAAWADELAKWRHVEETWDMLQFGLRLGAHPRQIVTTTPRPIPLIKRFLADPTVAVSRMRTADNAENLAPVFLDTVMRRYAGTRLGRQELDGDIIEDRPDALWTRDMIEGNRVASAPPLARIVVAVDPPASSSKRADACGIVAAGVDDAGTAHVLEDATASGLKPPDWAAKAVALYRRLEADALVVETNQGGEMATGVIREVDPSVPVVSVRATRGKYLRAEPVSVLYAQNRVRHVGALPELEDEMCDFGPGGLTSGRSPDRLDALVWALTELMLRERREPRVRVL, from the coding sequence ATGCTCGGCGGGCGCGGCGCGGGCAAGACCCGCACCGGCGCCGAATGGGTTCGCGGCATCGCCCTCGGGGCTCCCGATTTCGCCCATCAGGCGTCCGGGCGCATCGCGCTGATCGGCGAGACGTTTTCCGACGCCCGCAACGTGATGATCGAGGGGCCGGCCGGAATCCTCGCCGTCCACGCGCGCCATGAGCGCCCCGCGTGGTCGCCGTCCTTGCGCAAGCTCGAATGGGCGAACGGCGCGGTCGCGCAGGTGTTCTCGGCCGAGGATCCGGATTCGCTGCGCGGCCCGCAATTCGATGCGGCCTGGGCGGACGAACTCGCCAAGTGGCGGCACGTGGAGGAGACCTGGGACATGCTGCAGTTCGGCCTGCGCCTCGGGGCGCATCCGCGCCAGATCGTCACCACGACGCCGCGTCCGATCCCGCTCATCAAGCGCTTCCTCGCCGATCCGACCGTGGCGGTGTCGCGCATGCGCACCGCCGACAATGCGGAGAACCTGGCGCCGGTCTTCCTCGACACGGTGATGCGCCGCTATGCGGGCACGCGTCTCGGCCGGCAGGAACTCGACGGCGACATCATCGAGGACCGCCCGGATGCCCTGTGGACGCGCGACATGATCGAAGGCAACCGCGTTGCGTCGGCACCGCCGCTCGCGCGCATTGTCGTGGCGGTCGATCCGCCAGCCTCGTCGTCGAAGCGGGCGGATGCCTGCGGGATCGTCGCGGCGGGCGTGGACGATGCCGGCACGGCCCATGTGCTGGAGGACGCGACCGCGTCGGGCCTGAAGCCGCCGGACTGGGCCGCGAAGGCGGTGGCGCTCTATCGCAGGCTCGAGGCCGATGCGCTCGTGGTCGAGACGAACCAGGGCGGCGAGATGGCGACCGGCGTGATCCGCGAGGTCGATCCGTCCGTGCCGGTGGTGAGCGTGCGCGCCACGCGCGGAAAGTATCTGCGCGCGGAGCCGGTCTCGGTGCTCTACGCGCAGAACCGCGTGCGCCACGTGGGCGCGCTGCCGGAGCTCGAGGACGAGATGTGCGATTTCGGCCCCGGCGGCCTCACCTCCGGCCGCTCACCCGACCGCCTCGACGCGCTCGTCTGGGCCCTGACGGAGCTGATGCTGCGCGAGCGGCGCGAGCCGCGGGTGCGCGTGCTGTGA
- a CDS encoding phage portal protein, which produces MFDRFFRRPRAPSEAKASRVQRAVALYGAGRAVWTPRDYAALSREGFQKNAVVHRAVRLVSEAAAALPLVLKDQGRELAAHPLLALLARPNAREGGQRFLEGVYGHLMVSGNAYVEAVSVDGAPQELHALRPDRMRVVPDADGWPAAYEYAVGAQTIRFATGGDEAPSPILHLSLFHPADDHYGLSPMEAAATALDIHNAAGAWNKALLDNAARPSGALVVGGPSLTDQQFDRLKGELEANYQGAGNAGRPLLLEGGLDWRPLSLSPKDMDFVDAKAAAAREIALAFGVPPLLLGLPGDSTHANYAEANRAFYRQTVIPLVKRTAESLAHWLGPAYGDALALEPDLDAIEALADERESLWRRVSAAAFLSDDEKREAVGYGRAASGQERQP; this is translated from the coding sequence ATGTTCGATCGATTCTTCCGCAGGCCCCGGGCGCCGTCCGAGGCCAAGGCGTCGCGGGTGCAGCGCGCCGTCGCGCTCTATGGGGCGGGGCGCGCCGTGTGGACGCCGCGCGACTATGCGGCGCTCTCCCGCGAGGGGTTCCAGAAGAACGCCGTGGTGCATCGCGCCGTGCGGCTCGTGAGCGAGGCGGCGGCCGCGCTGCCCCTGGTGCTCAAGGACCAGGGCCGCGAGCTTGCCGCCCATCCTCTCCTCGCCCTGCTGGCGCGGCCCAACGCCCGCGAGGGCGGGCAGCGATTCCTGGAGGGCGTCTACGGCCATCTCATGGTGTCCGGCAACGCCTATGTGGAGGCGGTGAGCGTCGACGGGGCGCCGCAGGAGCTCCACGCGCTGCGGCCCGATAGGATGCGCGTGGTGCCCGATGCGGATGGCTGGCCGGCCGCCTACGAATACGCGGTCGGCGCACAGACGATCCGCTTCGCGACCGGCGGCGACGAGGCGCCGTCGCCGATCCTGCACCTCAGCCTGTTCCATCCGGCGGACGACCATTACGGCCTCTCGCCCATGGAGGCGGCCGCGACCGCGCTCGACATCCACAACGCGGCGGGCGCCTGGAACAAGGCGCTCCTCGACAACGCGGCCCGGCCGTCCGGCGCCCTCGTGGTCGGCGGCCCGAGCCTGACGGACCAGCAGTTCGACCGGCTGAAAGGGGAGCTCGAGGCGAACTACCAGGGCGCCGGCAATGCGGGCCGTCCACTGCTCCTCGAAGGCGGGCTCGACTGGCGGCCCCTGTCGCTCTCGCCGAAGGACATGGACTTCGTCGACGCGAAGGCGGCGGCCGCCCGCGAGATCGCGCTCGCCTTCGGGGTGCCGCCGCTGCTGCTCGGCCTGCCGGGCGACAGCACGCATGCCAACTACGCGGAAGCCAACCGCGCCTTCTACCGCCAGACGGTGATCCCGCTCGTCAAGCGCACGGCGGAATCCCTGGCGCACTGGCTCGGCCCGGCCTACGGCGATGCGCTTGCGCTCGAACCCGACCTCGACGCCATCGAAGCGCTCGCCGACGAGCGCGAGAGCCTGTGGCGCCGCGTCTCGGCGGCGGCGTTCCTGTCGGACGACGAGAAGCGCGAGGCGGTCGGCTACGGGCGCGCGGCTTCGGGGCAGGAGCGGCAACCCTAG
- a CDS encoding phage major capsid protein, giving the protein MIHAPDTKAVSDDVASAFEDFARAFEAFKDANDTRLAEIETRLSTDVVTDEKLTRIDSALDNAKRRIDRLTLERARPPLSAGHDTARDPAQAEHKAAFHAYIRTGEASGLKRLEEKALSAASGPDGGYLVPDAVESEVLRRLASVSPIRAIASVRVISGGQYKRAVSATGPATGWVGETASRPQTASPTLAEMSFPAMEIYAMPAATQTLLDDAVVDVDRWIAEEVEAAFAEQEGAAFVSGDGLNKPKGFLTVDTVEEEIWQWGKLGTVRTGGAAFPAENPSDVLVDLIYALKSGYRQNASFVMNRKTQSAIRRFKDDNGQYLWAPPASLGQTATLMGFPVVEAEDMPDIAANACAVAFGDFRRGYLVVDRTGMRVLRDPYSAKPYVLFYTTKRVGGGVQDYTAIKLLKFAA; this is encoded by the coding sequence ATGATTCACGCTCCAGACACCAAAGCCGTATCCGACGACGTCGCCTCGGCGTTCGAGGATTTCGCCCGTGCGTTCGAGGCGTTCAAGGACGCCAACGACACGCGCCTCGCCGAGATCGAGACCAGGCTTTCGACCGACGTGGTGACCGACGAGAAGCTCACCCGCATCGACAGCGCGCTCGACAACGCCAAGCGCCGCATCGACCGGCTCACCCTCGAGCGCGCCCGCCCGCCGCTGTCCGCCGGTCATGACACCGCGCGCGATCCCGCGCAGGCCGAGCACAAGGCCGCGTTTCACGCCTATATCCGGACCGGCGAGGCCTCCGGGCTGAAGCGGCTCGAGGAGAAGGCCCTGTCGGCCGCATCCGGGCCGGACGGCGGCTATCTCGTGCCCGACGCGGTCGAGAGCGAGGTGCTGCGCCGTCTCGCGAGCGTCTCGCCGATCCGCGCCATCGCGTCGGTGCGGGTGATCTCCGGCGGCCAGTACAAGCGCGCCGTCTCGGCCACCGGTCCGGCGACCGGCTGGGTCGGCGAGACCGCGTCCCGTCCGCAGACCGCCAGCCCGACGCTCGCCGAGATGAGCTTCCCGGCCATGGAGATCTACGCCATGCCGGCCGCCACCCAGACCCTGCTCGACGACGCGGTGGTCGATGTCGACCGCTGGATCGCGGAAGAAGTGGAGGCGGCTTTCGCCGAGCAGGAGGGTGCCGCCTTCGTGAGCGGCGACGGCCTCAACAAGCCGAAGGGTTTTCTCACCGTCGACACGGTCGAGGAGGAGATCTGGCAATGGGGCAAGCTCGGCACGGTGCGCACCGGCGGCGCGGCCTTCCCGGCGGAGAACCCGTCAGACGTGCTGGTCGACCTGATCTATGCGCTCAAGAGCGGCTATCGCCAGAACGCCTCCTTCGTGATGAACCGCAAGACGCAGAGCGCGATCCGCCGGTTCAAGGACGACAACGGCCAGTATCTCTGGGCGCCGCCCGCGAGCCTCGGCCAGACCGCGACCCTGATGGGCTTCCCCGTGGTGGAGGCCGAGGACATGCCCGACATCGCGGCGAATGCATGCGCGGTGGCCTTCGGCGATTTCAGGCGCGGCTATCTCGTGGTCGACCGCACCGGCATGCGCGTGCTGCGCGATCCGTATTCCGCCAAGCCCTATGTGCTGTTCTACACCACCAAGCGAGTGGGCGGCGGCGTGCAGGACTACACGGCGATCAAGCTGTTGAAGTTCGCCGCTTAG